The following proteins are co-located in the Trichormus variabilis 0441 genome:
- the alaS gene encoding alanine--tRNA ligase, whose protein sequence is MSSNPQHLSGNEIRTRFLDFYAQRGHQILASASLVPEDPTVLLTIAGMLPFKPIFLGQRTPEFKRATTSQKCIRTNDIENVGRTKRHQTFFEMLGNFSFGDYFKEQAIAWGWEISTEVFGLPKERLVVSVFEEDDEAYVIWRDQIGVTEARIKRMGADDNFWVSGPTGPCGPCSEIYYDFHPERGDENIDLEDDTRFIEFYNLVFMQYNRDASGNLTPLQNKNIDTGMGLERITQILQQVPNNYETDLIFPIIETAAKIAGIDYHSSDETTKVSLKVIGDHVRSVVHMIADEIRASNVGRGYVLRRLIRRVVRHGRLIGISGEFINQVAERAIALSESAYPNVRKRETVIKAELEREEANFLKTLDRGEKLLEEIIQQVKKQGQTIISGESAFTLYDTYGFPLELTQEIAEENNLTVDEDDFNVEMQKQVERAKAAHETIDLTVQGSLDKLAEHIHATEFIGYSQATATAKVEVLLVDGVVQEEAEAGTEVQIVLDKTPFYAESGGQIGDRGYISGDGIVVQVEDVKKESDFFVHFGRIERGTLRVGDSVTAQIDRAGRRRAQANHTATHLLQAALKTIVDGGISQAGSLVSFDRLRFDFNSPRGLTAEEIQQVEEQINTWIAEAHSAKIEVLPLAEAKARGAVAMFGEKYGDEVRVIDFPGVSMELCGGTHVSNTAEIGVFKIISEAGVASGVRRIEAVSGLAVLDYLNVRDKVVKDLSDRFKVKPEELPERITTLQNELRTTEKQLETLKGQLAIAKSDSLLQTADTLGDHKIIVAQLEGVDPESLKSAAERLLQKIGNGAVVLGSVPEADKVSLVAAFSPEVNKKGLQAGKFIGAIAKICGGGGGGRPNLAQAGGRDASKLPTALEQAQSELKSALG, encoded by the coding sequence ATGTCTTCAAACCCGCAGCACCTGAGTGGTAACGAAATTCGCACCCGATTCCTCGACTTCTATGCCCAAAGGGGACACCAAATTTTGGCTAGTGCTTCCCTTGTGCCGGAAGATCCAACCGTGCTGCTGACGATCGCGGGGATGCTACCATTTAAGCCGATATTCCTGGGGCAGCGCACACCAGAATTTAAACGGGCGACAACTTCGCAAAAGTGCATCCGTACTAACGACATCGAGAATGTGGGACGCACCAAACGGCATCAAACCTTTTTTGAAATGCTGGGTAACTTCAGCTTTGGTGACTACTTTAAAGAACAAGCGATCGCCTGGGGTTGGGAAATCTCCACAGAAGTTTTTGGCTTACCCAAAGAACGCCTAGTAGTCAGCGTTTTTGAGGAAGATGATGAAGCCTACGTAATTTGGCGCGATCAAATTGGTGTAACGGAAGCCAGAATTAAGCGCATGGGTGCAGATGATAACTTTTGGGTATCTGGCCCCACTGGCCCCTGTGGCCCTTGTTCAGAAATTTATTACGACTTCCACCCAGAACGGGGGGATGAAAATATTGATTTAGAAGATGACACCCGGTTTATCGAGTTTTATAACTTGGTATTCATGCAATACAATCGGGATGCGTCGGGTAATTTAACACCACTGCAAAACAAAAACATTGATACCGGGATGGGTTTGGAGAGAATCACCCAAATCCTGCAACAAGTACCGAATAATTACGAAACTGACTTAATTTTCCCGATTATCGAGACAGCAGCCAAAATTGCTGGCATTGACTACCACAGCAGCGATGAGACTACCAAAGTTTCCCTGAAGGTGATTGGTGATCATGTCCGTTCCGTTGTCCACATGATTGCTGATGAAATTCGCGCCTCCAATGTGGGGCGGGGTTATGTGTTGCGGCGATTAATTCGGCGGGTGGTGCGTCATGGACGATTGATTGGGATTAGCGGGGAGTTTATTAACCAAGTAGCCGAAAGAGCGATCGCTCTTTCCGAATCAGCATACCCCAATGTTCGCAAACGGGAAACCGTCATCAAAGCAGAACTAGAACGGGAAGAAGCTAATTTCCTCAAAACCCTTGATAGAGGGGAAAAACTCCTAGAGGAAATTATCCAACAGGTGAAGAAGCAAGGACAAACAATTATTAGTGGTGAAAGTGCTTTCACTCTTTACGATACCTACGGCTTCCCCCTGGAACTAACTCAAGAAATCGCCGAAGAAAACAACCTCACCGTTGATGAGGACGACTTTAATGTCGAGATGCAGAAACAAGTGGAACGCGCTAAAGCAGCCCACGAAACCATCGATTTAACTGTGCAAGGTTCCCTCGACAAATTAGCAGAACATATCCACGCTACCGAGTTCATCGGTTATAGCCAAGCAACAGCAACAGCAAAAGTAGAAGTTTTGTTAGTAGATGGTGTTGTTCAAGAAGAAGCAGAAGCAGGAACCGAAGTACAGATTGTCCTTGACAAAACGCCATTCTATGCTGAATCTGGGGGACAAATAGGCGATCGCGGTTATATCTCCGGTGATGGGATCGTTGTTCAGGTGGAAGATGTCAAAAAAGAATCTGATTTCTTCGTACATTTCGGACGCATCGAACGGGGAACCCTGCGCGTAGGTGATAGCGTCACCGCCCAAATTGACCGCGCTGGTCGTCGTCGCGCCCAAGCGAACCATACCGCCACCCATCTATTACAAGCAGCCTTAAAGACCATTGTTGATGGTGGCATATCGCAAGCCGGTTCTCTCGTCTCTTTCGACAGATTGCGCTTTGACTTCAACTCTCCCCGTGGGTTGACAGCAGAGGAAATTCAACAAGTTGAAGAACAGATTAACACCTGGATTGCTGAAGCCCACTCCGCCAAAATCGAAGTATTACCCCTAGCTGAGGCGAAAGCCAGAGGTGCGGTAGCCATGTTTGGGGAAAAATACGGTGATGAAGTCCGAGTCATAGATTTCCCCGGCGTATCGATGGAACTATGCGGTGGTACGCACGTAAGTAATACCGCAGAGATCGGCGTATTTAAGATTATTTCTGAAGCTGGTGTTGCTTCCGGAGTGCGGCGGATTGAAGCTGTGTCTGGACTAGCTGTACTGGATTACTTGAATGTGCGGGATAAAGTAGTTAAAGACTTAAGCGATCGCTTTAAAGTCAAACCCGAAGAACTACCAGAGAGAATCACCACTCTGCAAAATGAACTGAGAACCACAGAAAAGCAACTAGAAACCCTCAAGGGACAACTAGCGATCGCCAAATCCGACAGCCTACTACAAACAGCAGACACTCTTGGCGACCATAAAATCATAGTTGCCCAATTGGAAGGCGTAGACCCAGAATCCTTGAAAAGTGCAGCCGAACGCCTACTACAAAAAATCGGTAACGGCGCTGTGGTGTTGGGTTCCGTTCCCGAAGCCGACAAAGTTAGCTTAGTTGCAGCCTTCAGCCCAGAAGTCAACAAAAAAGGACTACAGGCCGGTAAATTCATTGGTGCGATCGCCAAAATTTGCGGCGGTGGCGGCGGCGGTAGACCAAACCTCGCCCAAGCCGGCGGACGCGATGCCAGTAAACTACCAACCGCCTTGGAACAAGCCCAGAGTGAGTTAAAATCGGCGTTAGGTTAG
- a CDS encoding heavy-metal-associated domain-containing protein: MSLKLKVPDIACDSCAVKITESIHVMEPDALVKVDVQDKTVTVDSKASDESIKQVIVATGYSIEGYQ, encoded by the coding sequence ATGTCTCTAAAACTTAAAGTTCCTGATATTGCCTGTGATAGTTGTGCAGTTAAAATTACTGAATCTATTCATGTGATGGAACCAGATGCTCTAGTAAAGGTAGATGTTCAGGATAAAACAGTCACTGTAGACTCTAAAGCTTCTGATGAGTCTATTAAACAAGTAATTGTGGCTACTGGTTATAGTATAGAGGGTTATCAATAA